From the genome of Streptococcus marmotae, one region includes:
- a CDS encoding DUF1934 domain-containing protein: protein MKIGIHNEIDLDGQLEVIEQVYEAEAVEKGDFLYLTYQNEEKERVVLKINQQECTMTRFSTPKSVMQFLSNETSVTQIATPVGVQILHVVTDFYQKEGNQVTIRYTLRIPQTGQDLARYKLRIQWDAS, encoded by the coding sequence ATGAAGATAGGCATTCACAATGAAATTGATCTGGATGGTCAACTAGAAGTCATTGAGCAGGTGTATGAGGCAGAAGCGGTTGAAAAGGGAGACTTTCTCTACCTGACTTACCAAAATGAGGAAAAAGAACGCGTGGTCCTAAAAATAAATCAGCAAGAATGCACCATGACCCGCTTTTCAACTCCTAAATCTGTCATGCAGTTTCTCAGTAATGAGACAAGTGTGACGCAGATTGCCACTCCAGTCGGTGTGCAAATCCTCCATGTGGTGACAGACTTCTACCAGAAAGAAGGCAATCAAGTAACCATTCGTTATACCTTACGCATTCCGCAGACAGGGCAAGACTTGGCTCGCTATAAACTTCGTATACAGTGGGATGCATCATAA
- a CDS encoding sulfite exporter TauE/SafE family protein translates to MTEEMILHLIQALLVGLIVWIAWTILSYTKKHRVNLGERFWTGFGIGFITDLLDTLGIGTFATTTTLFKATKLVQDDRKIPATMTTAHIIPVLVEALLFITIVEVDLLTLVAMATAAFTGAFVGARVTQHWNTQKVQRILGILLVIAAFFMVYRMLTNPGADLTTDVRGLSGWKLVLGIAFDFIVGMLMSMGLGNYAPELIFFSLMGISPAIALPVMMLNAAMIMTAGAKQFIESGRVNWPGVPGIILGGVCGVLTAAKFLSSLDVNNLKILVVFIASYTGLSLLRSSFVSRMKEKK, encoded by the coding sequence ATGACAGAAGAGATGATTTTACATTTGATACAAGCCCTTTTGGTAGGGTTGATTGTATGGATAGCTTGGACGATTTTGTCCTACACTAAAAAACACAGGGTTAACCTTGGTGAGCGGTTTTGGACAGGTTTTGGAATTGGGTTTATCACTGATTTGCTCGATACGCTAGGAATTGGCACGTTTGCAACGACTACGACACTGTTTAAAGCGACTAAGCTAGTACAGGATGATCGAAAGATTCCTGCCACCATGACCACGGCTCATATCATACCAGTCTTGGTTGAAGCACTCCTATTTATTACCATCGTTGAGGTCGATTTGCTGACCTTGGTTGCCATGGCGACGGCAGCTTTTACAGGTGCTTTTGTGGGTGCACGTGTGACGCAGCATTGGAATACGCAGAAGGTGCAGCGGATTTTAGGGATTTTGCTGGTCATTGCAGCCTTCTTTATGGTCTATCGCATGCTGACCAATCCTGGAGCTGATTTGACCACAGATGTCCGTGGATTGTCAGGCTGGAAATTAGTCCTTGGGATTGCTTTTGACTTTATCGTTGGGATGCTGATGAGCATGGGCTTGGGAAATTATGCACCAGAATTGATTTTCTTTTCTCTGATGGGTATCAGCCCAGCGATTGCGCTGCCCGTTATGATGTTAAATGCAGCTATGATTATGACAGCTGGAGCCAAGCAATTTATTGAGTCTGGTCGGGTCAATTGGCCAGGTGTACCGGGCATTATCCTTGGTGGCGTTTGTGGGGTACTGACAGCTGCGAAATTCTTGAGTAGTTTGGATGTCAATAATTTGAAAATTCTGGTGGTCTTTATTGCTTCCTATACAGGATTATCCTTGTTGCGTTCGTCATTTGTATCTCGAATGAAGGAGAAGAAATGA
- a CDS encoding aminoacyltransferase, with protein MAFKQLTKEEFIRHGESAEQRSFMQTPEMAQLLIQRGNTVDYIGYTDDADHLVVSAILYSLPMKGGPHMEISSGPIVTDSSYLQPFYQALKTYAKQKGAMELIVKPYDIYQTFDSNGEATSPEQTDMIATLTDIGYQFDGLQTGYTKGEVYWHYMKDLRGLSETQLRSSFSNKGKQLVKKANTFGIKLRKLQRDELHIFKDITAATSKRRDYGDKSLDYYQKLYDSFGEQAEFMIATLNFQDYLDHVTSGYQHVLEQRQGIEHELAENPNSAKKKKELQQILKQEQTLVTRKEEAQKLIEQYGEEDQILAGSLFLYTSQETTYLFSGSYPEFNKFYAPTPLQEYAMQESIRRGIPTYNFLGIMGVFDNSDGVLRFKQNFNGYVVRRMGIFRYYPSPLKHKILHGIKQILARFKKID; from the coding sequence ATGGCTTTCAAACAACTGACAAAAGAAGAATTTATCCGACATGGAGAAAGTGCTGAACAGCGCTCTTTTATGCAAACTCCTGAGATGGCACAATTGCTAATCCAACGAGGAAATACAGTTGATTACATTGGGTATACAGATGATGCTGATCACCTAGTTGTCTCTGCTATTCTCTACTCACTGCCCATGAAAGGTGGTCCACATATGGAAATCAGTTCTGGACCGATTGTAACGGACTCTTCCTATCTCCAGCCTTTTTATCAAGCTCTGAAGACCTATGCAAAACAAAAAGGAGCGATGGAACTCATTGTCAAGCCATACGATATTTACCAGACATTTGATAGCAACGGCGAGGCAACTAGTCCTGAACAAACGGATATGATTGCAACTCTAACAGACATCGGCTACCAATTTGATGGATTACAGACTGGCTATACAAAAGGTGAAGTCTACTGGCATTACATGAAGGATCTTAGAGGATTATCCGAAACGCAATTACGCTCTTCTTTTAGCAATAAGGGAAAACAATTGGTCAAAAAGGCTAATACCTTTGGTATCAAACTCCGAAAACTGCAACGCGATGAACTCCATATTTTTAAGGATATTACTGCTGCAACTTCAAAGCGTCGTGATTATGGCGATAAGTCATTGGACTACTATCAAAAATTATACGATTCTTTTGGCGAGCAGGCTGAATTCATGATTGCCACCTTAAATTTTCAAGACTATCTCGACCATGTCACTTCTGGATACCAACACGTGCTGGAACAACGACAAGGAATTGAACATGAATTAGCAGAAAATCCAAATTCTGCTAAAAAGAAAAAAGAGTTGCAACAAATCCTTAAGCAGGAACAAACCCTTGTTACCCGTAAAGAAGAAGCACAGAAGTTGATTGAACAATATGGAGAAGAAGATCAAATCTTAGCAGGTAGCCTTTTTCTCTATACATCTCAGGAAACAACGTATCTCTTTAGCGGCTCTTACCCAGAGTTTAATAAATTTTATGCTCCAACTCCCTTACAAGAATACGCTATGCAAGAATCCATTCGTCGAGGAATCCCAACTTATAATTTTCTAGGTATCATGGGTGTCTTTGACAACTCAGACGGTGTCCTGCGCTTCAAGCAAAATTTCAACGGCTACGTTGTTCGTCGCATGGGGATTTTCCGCTACTATCCCTCTCCTCTAAAACACAAGATTTTACATGGAATCAAGCAAATTCTTGCACGATTCAAAAAAATAGACTAG
- a CDS encoding Fic family protein: protein MALQGVKKLPVMLDNKQALHLYKRLANVNKILGKLDAVLESSIVNASILSLLSYNESVQSTRIEGTQVTFHEIMETAKSGAKNWQQREVFNYKKAIDFGLQSIKEGNVISTRLIKELHKLLMSDEARGTTSNGGEFRKIQNFIGPDKNIENASYIPIGANEIGEYMTNLEFFINGEFHSSLETQEEQEAITFDSDILLRIAVAHAQFESIHPFFDGNGRLGRILIALISVQEGLLHYPIFFVSEELEKERIRYYNALNATRGDSPDWNMWLNLFLNASEQMANTILKKINNVDEHARKGLAVCKTQTQKNVWLSTFTSPVATAAQLSELTGYHSATVKKALDFLVGKGLLDKDNAARRNIPYYNYDLLRAIQNQ, encoded by the coding sequence ATGGCTTTACAAGGGGTTAAAAAGTTGCCGGTAATGCTTGATAATAAACAAGCATTACATTTGTATAAACGCTTAGCAAATGTTAATAAGATTTTAGGGAAATTAGATGCGGTACTTGAGTCGTCAATCGTCAATGCTTCGATACTGAGTTTGCTATCTTATAATGAGTCTGTGCAATCAACTAGAATAGAAGGTACACAAGTAACCTTTCATGAAATTATGGAAACAGCAAAAAGCGGTGCCAAGAATTGGCAACAGAGAGAGGTTTTTAACTACAAAAAAGCGATTGATTTTGGTCTTCAATCTATTAAAGAAGGGAACGTTATATCTACAAGACTTATTAAAGAGTTGCACAAACTGTTGATGTCTGATGAAGCTAGAGGTACCACGTCAAACGGTGGTGAGTTTAGAAAAATTCAAAATTTTATTGGGCCTGATAAAAATATAGAGAACGCTTCCTATATTCCGATAGGAGCAAATGAAATCGGCGAATATATGACCAATTTAGAATTTTTTATAAATGGAGAATTTCATTCTAGTTTAGAAACACAGGAAGAGCAAGAAGCCATTACTTTTGACAGCGATATTTTGCTGCGTATCGCAGTTGCTCACGCACAATTTGAATCAATCCATCCATTTTTTGATGGGAACGGTCGATTAGGACGTATTCTGATTGCTTTAATCTCTGTTCAGGAGGGATTGCTACATTATCCTATATTCTTTGTTAGCGAGGAATTAGAAAAGGAAAGAATTCGTTACTACAACGCCTTAAATGCAACAAGGGGCGATAGTCCTGATTGGAATATGTGGTTGAATTTGTTTTTAAATGCTAGTGAGCAGATGGCTAATACTATTTTAAAAAAGATTAATAATGTAGATGAACATGCTAGAAAGGGCTTGGCAGTGTGTAAAACACAAACTCAAAAAAATGTTTGGTTGAGCACCTTTACTTCTCCAGTGGCAACGGCAGCCCAACTTTCAGAGTTAACGGGTTACCATTCTGCGACAGTAAAAAAAGCGTTAGATTTCCTTGTTGGCAAAGGATTGTTGGACAAAGATAATGCAGCAAGAAGAAATATTCCTTACTACAATTACGACTTGCTTCGTGCCATCCAGAATCAGTAA
- a CDS encoding cation-translocating P-type ATPase → MSTEQKRQAFYTQDSDAVLRELETSEQGLTTSEASKRLEQYGRNELAEGEKRSLLAKFLDQFKDLMIIILLLAAILSVVTSGGEDIADAIIILAVVIINALFGVYQEGKAEEAIDALKSMSSPSAHVLRDGHVTEIDSKELVPGDIVSLEAGDVVPADMRLLEANSLKIEEAALTGESVPVEKDVRMTVAEDAGIGDRVNMAFQNSNVTYGRGLGVVVNTGMFTEVGHIAGMLQEADETDTPLKQNLNNLSKVLTYVILVIAAITFAVAVFIRGEHPLTGLLTSVALAVAAIPEGLPAIVTIVLSLGTQVLAKRNSIVRKLPAVETLGSTEIIASDKTGTLTMNKMTVEKVYYNGQLVDAKETIEAGLDLPLLGAVVLANDTKIDADGKLIGDPTETAFIQYALDKAYDVKAFLTQYPRVAELPFDSDRKLMSTIHPLPDGKFFVAVKGAPDQLLHRSTKVDIAGEVSPLTDEVAASIKANNSEMAHQALRVLAGAYKIIDNIPEELTSETLETDLIFTGLIGMIDPERAEAAEAVRVAKEAGIRPIMITGDHQDTAEAIAKRLGIIDANDTEDHVLTGAELNNLSDEEFQKVVGQYSVYARVSPEHKVRIVKAWQNQGKVVAMTGDGVNDAPALKTADIGIGMGITGTEVSKGASDMVLADDNFATIIVAVEEGRKVFSNIQKTIQYLLSANTAEVLTIFLATLFGWDVLQPVHLLWINLVTDTFPAIALGVEPAEPGVMSHKPRGRKSSFFSGGVMSSIIYQGILQGALVLAVYGYAIANPVHVGDVKAIHADALTMAFATLGLIQLFHAYNVKSVYQSILTVGPFKSKTFNWSILVSFILLAATIVIEPLEAIFHVTHLDLTQWGVVLIGSFSMIIIVEIVKFVQRKLGLDKNAI, encoded by the coding sequence ATGTCAACAGAACAAAAGCGCCAAGCTTTTTACACCCAAGATTCAGATGCTGTTTTGCGTGAGCTAGAGACAAGTGAGCAAGGCTTAACAACGAGTGAAGCAAGCAAGCGTTTGGAGCAATATGGACGAAATGAACTAGCAGAAGGTGAGAAACGCTCCCTTTTAGCGAAATTCCTAGATCAATTCAAAGATCTCATGATTATTATCTTGCTACTTGCAGCGATTTTATCAGTCGTAACATCAGGCGGTGAAGATATTGCAGATGCGATTATCATTCTTGCTGTTGTCATTATCAATGCGCTCTTTGGTGTCTATCAAGAAGGGAAAGCTGAAGAAGCAATCGACGCTCTGAAATCCATGTCTAGTCCTTCTGCGCATGTCTTACGTGATGGTCATGTGACAGAAATTGATTCAAAAGAATTGGTTCCAGGAGATATTGTGAGCCTTGAAGCGGGAGATGTCGTACCAGCTGATATGCGCTTATTGGAAGCAAATTCCTTAAAAATCGAAGAAGCTGCTTTGACTGGAGAATCCGTACCGGTTGAAAAAGATGTCCGTATGACAGTCGCAGAAGATGCCGGAATTGGTGACCGTGTCAATATGGCCTTTCAAAATTCCAATGTCACCTATGGTCGTGGACTTGGTGTGGTTGTAAATACAGGGATGTTTACCGAAGTTGGCCATATCGCAGGTATGCTTCAAGAAGCTGATGAGACAGATACACCACTCAAACAAAACTTGAACAATCTGTCTAAGGTTTTGACCTATGTGATTTTGGTCATTGCAGCCATTACCTTTGCTGTAGCCGTCTTTATTCGTGGTGAACATCCATTAACTGGTCTTTTGACCTCAGTTGCTCTTGCAGTTGCAGCCATTCCAGAAGGTTTGCCAGCTATTGTAACCATTGTCCTATCACTTGGCACACAAGTCCTTGCAAAGCGCAATTCGATTGTTCGGAAATTACCAGCGGTCGAAACACTTGGCTCAACAGAAATTATTGCGTCTGATAAGACGGGTACTCTTACCATGAACAAGATGACTGTTGAAAAAGTCTATTACAATGGTCAATTAGTGGATGCCAAAGAAACCATTGAAGCAGGACTAGATTTACCATTACTGGGTGCGGTTGTTCTGGCAAATGATACGAAGATTGATGCAGACGGTAAACTGATTGGGGATCCGACAGAAACTGCCTTTATCCAATATGCACTGGACAAAGCCTACGATGTAAAAGCATTCTTAACGCAATATCCACGTGTTGCTGAGTTACCATTTGACTCAGATCGGAAACTCATGTCGACGATTCATCCATTACCAGATGGAAAATTCTTCGTTGCCGTTAAAGGGGCGCCAGATCAGCTCTTACACCGTTCAACTAAAGTGGATATAGCAGGAGAAGTTAGTCCACTAACAGATGAAGTGGCTGCATCTATTAAGGCGAATAACTCTGAAATGGCGCATCAAGCACTTCGTGTTCTTGCAGGTGCCTATAAGATTATCGACAATATTCCAGAAGAATTGACAAGTGAGACACTTGAAACGGACTTAATCTTTACAGGTTTGATTGGGATGATTGACCCAGAACGTGCAGAAGCTGCAGAAGCTGTGCGTGTGGCAAAAGAAGCGGGTATCCGCCCAATCATGATTACAGGTGACCACCAAGATACAGCAGAAGCGATTGCTAAACGTCTTGGCATTATTGATGCCAATGATACGGAAGATCATGTCTTGACAGGGGCTGAATTGAACAACTTATCAGATGAAGAATTTCAAAAAGTGGTTGGTCAATACTCTGTTTATGCACGAGTTTCTCCTGAACATAAAGTACGTATCGTGAAAGCATGGCAGAACCAAGGAAAAGTCGTTGCCATGACAGGAGACGGTGTGAACGATGCGCCAGCTCTAAAAACAGCTGATATCGGTATCGGTATGGGAATTACAGGTACGGAAGTATCAAAAGGTGCCTCTGATATGGTCCTTGCAGATGATAACTTTGCAACCATTATCGTAGCTGTTGAAGAAGGACGGAAAGTCTTCTCCAATATCCAAAAAACCATTCAATACCTTCTTTCAGCCAATACGGCAGAAGTTTTGACCATTTTCCTTGCAACCCTCTTTGGTTGGGATGTGCTTCAGCCGGTTCATCTTTTGTGGATTAACTTGGTAACGGATACCTTCCCAGCGATTGCGCTTGGGGTCGAGCCAGCTGAACCGGGTGTCATGAGCCACAAACCTCGTGGACGCAAGTCAAGCTTCTTCTCAGGTGGTGTCATGAGCTCCATTATTTATCAAGGGATTTTACAAGGTGCTTTGGTTCTTGCGGTCTATGGTTATGCGATTGCAAATCCAGTCCATGTTGGTGATGTAAAAGCCATCCATGCTGATGCGCTGACAATGGCCTTTGCAACTCTTGGATTGATTCAGCTCTTCCATGCCTACAATGTGAAGTCTGTTTACCAATCCATCTTGACAGTTGGACCATTCAAGTCGAAGACCTTTAACTGGTCCATCCTTGTTTCCTTTATTCTCTTGGCAGCAACCATTGTTATTGAGCCATTAGAAGCCATTTTCCACGTGACTCATCTTGACTTGACCCAATGGGGTGTCGTCCTTATCGGAAGTTTCTCTATGATTATCATTGTAGAAATTGTTAAGTTCGTTCAACGGAAATTAGGGTTGGATAAGAACGCTATTTAG
- a CDS encoding LPKTxAVK-anchored surface protein yields MKKKLFVTFAAAALVAAVAPAVLAEGNYSSDLQRHTQKTYVTWSDIAAQAVAYVDAHEEDVQARVAQDNNVVAAQAALNALNGYSGHDYEAKRAPLVAALEAAKEQARNDVRNAFIEMQQKTLLAAAKAESRYWEEDGKHANLTNEARIAEDKANQKGEAYDADKASSELVGDKAQPEMKPEEKAKAEEAVKKAATEAKKAEAGKKALPKTSAVK; encoded by the coding sequence ATGAAGAAAAAATTATTCGTAACATTCGCAGCAGCAGCATTAGTTGCAGCTGTAGCACCAGCAGTCTTGGCAGAAGGTAACTACAGTTCAGACCTTCAACGTCACACTCAAAAAACTTATGTGACTTGGTCAGATATCGCTGCTCAAGCAGTAGCATATGTTGATGCTCATGAAGAAGATGTACAAGCACGTGTAGCACAAGACAACAACGTTGTTGCTGCACAAGCTGCTCTTAACGCTTTGAATGGTTACTCAGGTCATGACTACGAAGCTAAACGTGCACCTCTTGTAGCAGCTTTAGAAGCAGCTAAAGAACAAGCTCGTAACGATGTTCGTAACGCATTTATCGAAATGCAACAAAAGACTTTGTTGGCAGCTGCTAAAGCTGAAAGCCGTTACTGGGAAGAAGATGGCAAACACGCTAACTTGACAAACGAAGCACGTATTGCAGAAGACAAAGCAAACCAAAAAGGTGAAGCATACGATGCAGATAAAGCATCTTCTGAATTGGTAGGTGACAAAGCTCAACCAGAAATGAAACCTGAAGAAAAAGCTAAAGCTGAAGAAGCTGTTAAAAAAGCAGCTACTGAAGCTAAAAAAGCTGAAGCTGGTAAAAAAGCACTTCCAAAAACAAGTGCAGTAAAATAA
- a CDS encoding aminoacyltransferase — protein MYTYKIGIPAEEHDRFVKQHPQNNLLQSSSWAKVKDNWGNERVGFYQDQTLVAVASILIQPLPLGWTMMYIPRGPIMDYTDQELVFFVLQSLKKIAKKHRTVFIKFDPSIYFQQYLINQTTDDKPDATASIQLLKQAGCDWVGRTDSLAETIQPRFQANIYKEYFADELLSKNTRQTIRTAQNKDVTIQYGQLELLNDFATLMKKTESRKNIHLRNKDYYAKLLEQYPEQSFITLATLDLATRSQKLQAKLQTLQKEAELFSDKTKEGKRKQNASDQASIQDEMSFLQNKIAQGITTAPLAGTLTLVFGQAAENIYAGMDEEYRRYQPAILTWYQTATYAFEQGVNWINLGGVENQLDGGLYHFKSKFNPMIEEFIGEWNYPTSPLYPLFNLAYKLRKILRSKKN, from the coding sequence ATGTACACATATAAAATTGGCATCCCTGCTGAGGAACACGATCGCTTTGTCAAACAACATCCGCAAAACAACCTTTTACAAAGCAGTTCTTGGGCGAAGGTAAAAGACAACTGGGGCAATGAGCGAGTTGGTTTTTATCAAGATCAGACACTCGTTGCAGTTGCCTCTATCCTTATCCAACCGCTACCGCTTGGCTGGACGATGATGTACATTCCACGTGGTCCAATTATGGATTATACAGACCAAGAATTGGTTTTCTTTGTCTTACAGTCTCTAAAGAAAATTGCCAAAAAGCATCGAACTGTCTTTATTAAATTTGATCCTTCCATCTATTTTCAGCAATATTTGATCAACCAAACTACTGATGACAAACCTGACGCAACTGCTAGTATTCAACTGCTGAAACAGGCTGGCTGTGATTGGGTCGGTAGGACTGATTCACTGGCAGAAACCATTCAACCTCGTTTTCAAGCGAATATCTACAAGGAGTATTTCGCTGACGAATTGCTTTCCAAAAATACTCGGCAAACCATTCGTACTGCCCAAAACAAGGATGTTACCATCCAATATGGACAACTTGAGCTGTTGAATGACTTTGCAACCTTGATGAAAAAGACTGAATCCCGTAAAAATATTCACCTACGAAACAAAGACTACTATGCCAAACTCTTAGAACAGTATCCTGAACAATCGTTCATCACTCTTGCAACTCTCGATTTAGCGACTCGTTCCCAAAAATTGCAAGCAAAGCTCCAAACCCTCCAAAAAGAAGCTGAGCTCTTTTCAGACAAAACAAAAGAGGGAAAGAGAAAGCAAAATGCCAGTGATCAGGCAAGTATACAAGATGAAATGAGTTTTCTACAAAATAAGATAGCTCAAGGAATAACCACAGCTCCTCTAGCAGGAACATTGACACTTGTATTTGGACAAGCTGCTGAAAATATCTATGCCGGAATGGACGAAGAATACCGTCGCTATCAACCTGCTATCCTCACTTGGTACCAAACAGCTACCTATGCCTTTGAGCAAGGAGTTAACTGGATCAATCTTGGTGGAGTTGAAAATCAATTAGATGGCGGTTTGTACCATTTCAAATCAAAATTCAATCCAATGATTGAAGAATTTATCGGAGAATGGAATTATCCCACCTCTCCACTCTATCCTCTCTTCAATCTCGCTTACAAACTCCGAAAGATACTACGTAGTAAAAAGAATTAG
- the yidA gene encoding sugar-phosphatase: protein MSIKLVAIDIDGTLLNSQHEITPEVYQAIQDAKKAGVKIVIATGRPISGVKRILTELNLLDEGDYVITFNGGLVQETATGKDVFKEGLSYADYLELEYLARTLKLPMHASTKEAIFTANRNIGKYTLYESQLVDAPVFYRTPEEMADKDIIKVMLVDEAEKLDAAIPQIPTAITQRFTVAKSAPFYLEVTPKTVNKGEAIQQLSTLLGISIEQTMAIGDQENDRSMLEAAGVAVVMENGSPELKKIATHITKSNDESGVAHAIREWVLS from the coding sequence ATGAGCATTAAACTTGTAGCCATTGATATTGATGGTACTTTACTAAATAGCCAACACGAAATCACACCAGAAGTCTATCAAGCCATTCAAGATGCTAAAAAAGCAGGTGTAAAAATTGTTATTGCAACTGGACGACCAATTTCTGGTGTCAAGCGGATTTTAACTGAATTAAACCTATTAGACGAGGGAGACTATGTTATCACCTTTAATGGTGGACTCGTTCAAGAAACAGCAACAGGAAAGGATGTTTTTAAAGAAGGTTTGAGCTATGCTGATTATCTTGAATTGGAATACCTAGCGCGTACCTTAAAACTTCCTATGCATGCTAGTACCAAGGAAGCCATTTTCACAGCCAACCGTAACATTGGTAAATACACCCTCTATGAATCTCAACTCGTCGATGCCCCTGTCTTTTATCGAACACCAGAGGAAATGGCAGATAAAGATATTATTAAAGTCATGCTGGTTGATGAGGCTGAAAAGCTAGATGCTGCTATCCCTCAAATTCCAACAGCCATAACCCAACGATTTACGGTCGCAAAATCTGCTCCCTTCTACTTGGAAGTAACCCCCAAAACCGTCAATAAAGGAGAGGCCATTCAACAGCTCAGTACCTTATTGGGCATAAGCATAGAGCAAACGATGGCGATTGGGGACCAAGAAAATGACCGCTCTATGCTAGAAGCTGCTGGAGTTGCTGTCGTGATGGAAAACGGCAGTCCTGAACTGAAAAAGATCGCAACCCATATTACCAAATCAAATGATGAATCTGGTGTTGCACACGCCATTAGAGAGTGGGTATTGAGTTAA
- a CDS encoding HD domain-containing protein, producing the protein MSEKVFRDPVHNYIHVDNELIYQLINTREFQRLRRIKQLGTTSYTFHGGEHSRFSHCLGAYEIARQIVSTFEQKYAQVWDRNDSLLTMVAALLHDVGHGAYSHTFERLFDTDHEELTCQIITNSGTEINALLRQIAPDFPEKVASVIRHTYPNKQVVQLISSQIDVDRMDYLLRDSYFTGTNYGQFDLTRILRVIRPTENGIAFKKSGMHAVEDYVLSRYQMYMQVYFHPASRSMEVLLQNLLKRAKVLYQDLQTFFESSSPRLIPFFEQSYALEDYLALDDGVMNTYFQSWIDGPDKILSDLAQRYINRKVFKSITFDTAAESHLPILEAIVNEVGFEPSYYTAIHHNFDLPYDIYRPNAKKKRTQIEILCKDGSLIELSQLSPIVHSLAGTVHGDSRFYFPKEMLEEAGIFAQQNATFLSYIHNDQFNYGEHDEH; encoded by the coding sequence ATGAGTGAAAAAGTATTTCGTGACCCTGTTCATAACTACATTCATGTAGATAACGAGCTAATCTATCAGCTAATCAATACCAGAGAATTTCAACGGCTACGGCGCATCAAGCAACTAGGAACAACTTCCTATACTTTTCATGGTGGTGAGCATAGCCGCTTTTCGCATTGTCTAGGAGCCTATGAAATTGCCCGTCAAATTGTCTCAACCTTTGAACAAAAATATGCGCAGGTTTGGGACAGGAATGATTCACTTCTGACCATGGTTGCCGCCCTTTTACATGATGTAGGCCATGGCGCTTACTCCCATACTTTCGAGCGGCTCTTTGATACAGATCACGAAGAACTGACTTGCCAGATTATCACGAATAGTGGCACGGAAATCAATGCCTTACTGCGTCAGATTGCACCTGATTTCCCTGAGAAGGTAGCAAGTGTTATCCGCCATACGTATCCAAATAAGCAAGTCGTTCAGCTGATTTCGAGTCAAATCGATGTAGATCGAATGGACTATCTGCTGCGTGATTCCTATTTTACTGGAACCAATTATGGTCAATTTGACTTGACACGGATTTTGCGGGTTATCAGGCCGACAGAAAATGGCATTGCCTTTAAAAAATCAGGGATGCACGCGGTCGAAGATTATGTTCTCAGTCGCTATCAGATGTATATGCAGGTCTATTTCCACCCTGCCAGCCGTTCCATGGAGGTCTTGCTACAAAACCTTCTAAAACGTGCCAAAGTCCTCTATCAAGATTTACAGACTTTCTTTGAAAGCTCTTCACCACGTTTGATCCCTTTCTTTGAGCAATCCTATGCGCTAGAAGACTATCTTGCTCTAGATGATGGGGTTATGAATACCTATTTCCAATCTTGGATTGATGGTCCAGATAAGATTTTATCTGACTTGGCCCAGCGCTATATCAATCGCAAGGTTTTCAAGTCTATTACCTTTGATACAGCAGCAGAGTCTCACCTTCCTATCTTAGAAGCAATTGTCAACGAAGTCGGCTTTGAACCAAGCTACTATACAGCCATTCATCATAATTTTGATTTGCCCTATGATATTTACCGGCCAAATGCCAAGAAAAAGCGGACGCAGATTGAGATCCTCTGTAAAGACGGAAGCCTGATTGAATTATCGCAACTCTCACCCATTGTTCATTCACTAGCAGGGACCGTACATGGTGATAGTCGCTTCTATTTCCCGAAGGAAATGCTCGAAGAAGCTGGCATCTTTGCCCAACAAAATGCTACTTTTCTGAGCTATATACACAATGATCAATTTAATTATGGAGAACACGATGAGCATTAA